One segment of Trachemys scripta elegans isolate TJP31775 chromosome 1, CAS_Tse_1.0, whole genome shotgun sequence DNA contains the following:
- the TRIOBP gene encoding TRIO and F-actin-binding protein isoform X2: MWQLGTLSSLPQAGRPGTDDSQPDLLNFKKGWMSILDEPGEWKKHWFVLTDSSLRYYRDSNAEEADELDGEIDLRSCTEVTEYAVQRNYGFQIHTKDATFTLSAMTSGIRRNWIEALRKNVRPVSAPDVTKLSDCNKENSFRSCVPQKGSLRSEEQWPGLGSEVISKGSNRKVDGPRHTFDYVELSPLNQGSPQRTRGSLRGISDRVTKHEDLERDLALRSEERRKWFEAPDTGVLQGDGPAGALCWKACEQELLGPALSEDQRSRLSEEIEKKWLELERLPLKESKRLPLTALLNQSKGGHGDTREALEKEVQSLRAQLESWRARGESLRDTGKSHGDGHMPQGFISQEACERSLAEMESLHQQVMTELQRHHQRELERLRQEKERLLAEEAAATAAAIEALKKVHKEELTRELGRTRSFQQSGSGSEALRRQHQLDVDSLKRELQVLSEQYSQKCLEIGDLTEKAEEREQMLQRCQQEGKELLRQNQELQTCLSEEIQRLRTFITSQGTGDGALHNGERSSCELEVLLRVKENELRYLKKEVQCLKDELQMMQKDKRFASGKYQDVYVELNNIKLRSEREIEQLKEHLRLAMAALQEKETLRNSISE; this comes from the exons ATGTGGCAGTTAGGGACACTCAGCAGCCTACCCCAGGCTGGCAGACCTGGTACAGATGACTCTCAG CCGGATCTCCTCAATTTCAAGAAGGGATGGATGTCCATACTGGATGAGCCGGGAGAG TGGAAGAAACACTGGTTTGTGCTGACGGACTCGAGCCTGAGATATTACAGGGACTCCAACGCTGAGGAG GCTGATGAGCTGGATGGTGAGATTGACCTGCGCTCCTGCACAGAAGTGACGGAATATGCCGTGCAACGCAACTATGGCTTCCAGATACAC ACGAAGGACGCCACATTCACCTTGTCAGCAATGACCTCGGGGATCCGGCGAAACTGGATTGAGGCTCTGAGGAAGAACGTGCGCCCGGTCAGCGCACCGGATGTCACAAA GCTATCTGATTGCAATAAGGAAAACTCCTTCCGCAGCTGCGTCCCCCAGAAAGGCTCCCTAAGGTCAGAGGAGCAGTGGCCGGGCTTGGGGTCAGAGGTTATTTCCAAGGGCAGTAACCGGAAGGTGGACGGGCCGCGCCACACCTTTGACTACGTGGAGCTGTCCCCCTTGAATCAGGGGTCCCCGCAGCGGACGAGAGGCAGTTTGAGGGGGATCTCTGACCGAGTCACCAAGCACGAGGACCTGGAACGGGACCTAGCCCTCCGCTCTGAGGAGAGGCGGAAGTGGTTTGAGGCTCCTGACACAGGGGTCCTGCAGGGCGACGGCCCAGCAGGGGCCCTCTGCTGGAAAGCATGtgagcaggagctgctggggcccGCCCTGTCAGAGGACCAGCGCAGTCGGCTGAGTGAAGAGATTGAGAAGAAATGGCTGGAGCTGGAACGGCTGCCCCTGAAGGAGTCTAAGCGCCTTCCTCTGACTGCGCTGCTGAACCAGAGCAAGGGGGGCCATGGAGACACGAGGGAGGCGCTGGAGAAAGAG GTCCAGTCCCTGAGGGCACAGCTGGAGTCCTGGCGTGCCCGGGGAGAGAGCCTTCGTGACACAGGAAAATCCCATGGAGATGGCCACATGCCCCAGGGATTCATCTCCCAG GAGGCATGTGAGCGCAGCTTGGCAGAGATGGAATCTCTTCACCAGCAGGTCATGACCGAGCTCCAGCGGCACCATCAGCGGGAGCTGGAGCGGCTGCGGCAGGAGAAGGAGCGTCTCCTGGCTGAGGAGGCTGCGGCCACAGCTGCAG CAATCGAAGCGCTGAAGAAGGTGCACAAGGAGGAGCTGACTAGGGAGCTGGGCAGGACACGCAGTTTCCAGCAGAGTGGGTCAGGCTCAGAGGCCCTCCGGAGACAGCACCA GTTGGATGTGGACTCTCTGAAGCGGGAGCTGCAGGTTCTCTCCGAGCAATACTCCCAGAAGTGCCTGGAAATCGGTGACCTCACAGAGAAAGCAGAAGAGcgggagcagatgctgcagcgCTGCCaacaggaggggaaggagctgctcCGGCAGAACCAG gagctgcagacatgccTGTCCGAAGAGATCCAGAGGTTACGGACCTTCATCACCTCGCAGGGCACAGGGGATGGGGCCTTGCACAACGGCGAGAGGAGCTCCTGTGAGCTCGAG GTGCTGCTTCGAGTGAAGGAGAATGAACTCCGGTACCTGAAGAAAGAAGTTCAGTGTCTTAAGGATGAGCTCCAGATGATGCAAAAG GATAAGAGATTTGCCTCAGGGAAGTACCAGGACGTCTATGTGGAGCTGAACAACATCAAGCTGCGCTCGGAGCGGGAGATCGAGCAGCTGAAGGAGCACCTACGCCTGGCCATGGCAGCGCTGCAGGAGAAGGAGACACTGCGGAACAGCATCAGCGAGTAG
- the TRIOBP gene encoding TRIO and F-actin-binding protein isoform X3: MTPDLLNFKKGWMSILDEPGEWKKHWFVLTDSSLRYYRDSNAEEADELDGEIDLRSCTEVTEYAVQRNYGFQIHTKDATFTLSAMTSGIRRNWIEALRKNVRPVSAPDVTKLSDCNKENSFRSCVPQKGSLRSEEQWPGLGSEVISKGSNRKVDGPRHTFDYVELSPLNQGSPQRTRGSLRGISDRVTKHEDLERDLALRSEERRKWFEAPDTGVLQGDGPAGALCWKACEQELLGPALSEDQRSRLSEEIEKKWLELERLPLKESKRLPLTALLNQSKGGHGDTREALEKEVQSLRAQLESWRARGESLRDTGKSHGDGHMPQGFISQEACERSLAEMESLHQQVMTELQRHHQRELERLRQEKERLLAEEAAATAAAIEALKKVHKEELTRELGRTRSFQQSGSGSEALRRQHQLDVDSLKRELQVLSEQYSQKCLEIGDLTEKAEEREQMLQRCQQEGKELLRQNQELQTCLSEEIQRLRTFITSQGTGDGALHNGERSSCELEVLLRVKENELRYLKKEVQCLKDELQMMQKDKRFASGKYQDVYVELNNIKLRSEREIEQLKEHLRLAMAALQEKETLRNSISE, encoded by the exons ATGACA CCGGATCTCCTCAATTTCAAGAAGGGATGGATGTCCATACTGGATGAGCCGGGAGAG TGGAAGAAACACTGGTTTGTGCTGACGGACTCGAGCCTGAGATATTACAGGGACTCCAACGCTGAGGAG GCTGATGAGCTGGATGGTGAGATTGACCTGCGCTCCTGCACAGAAGTGACGGAATATGCCGTGCAACGCAACTATGGCTTCCAGATACAC ACGAAGGACGCCACATTCACCTTGTCAGCAATGACCTCGGGGATCCGGCGAAACTGGATTGAGGCTCTGAGGAAGAACGTGCGCCCGGTCAGCGCACCGGATGTCACAAA GCTATCTGATTGCAATAAGGAAAACTCCTTCCGCAGCTGCGTCCCCCAGAAAGGCTCCCTAAGGTCAGAGGAGCAGTGGCCGGGCTTGGGGTCAGAGGTTATTTCCAAGGGCAGTAACCGGAAGGTGGACGGGCCGCGCCACACCTTTGACTACGTGGAGCTGTCCCCCTTGAATCAGGGGTCCCCGCAGCGGACGAGAGGCAGTTTGAGGGGGATCTCTGACCGAGTCACCAAGCACGAGGACCTGGAACGGGACCTAGCCCTCCGCTCTGAGGAGAGGCGGAAGTGGTTTGAGGCTCCTGACACAGGGGTCCTGCAGGGCGACGGCCCAGCAGGGGCCCTCTGCTGGAAAGCATGtgagcaggagctgctggggcccGCCCTGTCAGAGGACCAGCGCAGTCGGCTGAGTGAAGAGATTGAGAAGAAATGGCTGGAGCTGGAACGGCTGCCCCTGAAGGAGTCTAAGCGCCTTCCTCTGACTGCGCTGCTGAACCAGAGCAAGGGGGGCCATGGAGACACGAGGGAGGCGCTGGAGAAAGAG GTCCAGTCCCTGAGGGCACAGCTGGAGTCCTGGCGTGCCCGGGGAGAGAGCCTTCGTGACACAGGAAAATCCCATGGAGATGGCCACATGCCCCAGGGATTCATCTCCCAG GAGGCATGTGAGCGCAGCTTGGCAGAGATGGAATCTCTTCACCAGCAGGTCATGACCGAGCTCCAGCGGCACCATCAGCGGGAGCTGGAGCGGCTGCGGCAGGAGAAGGAGCGTCTCCTGGCTGAGGAGGCTGCGGCCACAGCTGCAG CAATCGAAGCGCTGAAGAAGGTGCACAAGGAGGAGCTGACTAGGGAGCTGGGCAGGACACGCAGTTTCCAGCAGAGTGGGTCAGGCTCAGAGGCCCTCCGGAGACAGCACCA GTTGGATGTGGACTCTCTGAAGCGGGAGCTGCAGGTTCTCTCCGAGCAATACTCCCAGAAGTGCCTGGAAATCGGTGACCTCACAGAGAAAGCAGAAGAGcgggagcagatgctgcagcgCTGCCaacaggaggggaaggagctgctcCGGCAGAACCAG gagctgcagacatgccTGTCCGAAGAGATCCAGAGGTTACGGACCTTCATCACCTCGCAGGGCACAGGGGATGGGGCCTTGCACAACGGCGAGAGGAGCTCCTGTGAGCTCGAG GTGCTGCTTCGAGTGAAGGAGAATGAACTCCGGTACCTGAAGAAAGAAGTTCAGTGTCTTAAGGATGAGCTCCAGATGATGCAAAAG GATAAGAGATTTGCCTCAGGGAAGTACCAGGACGTCTATGTGGAGCTGAACAACATCAAGCTGCGCTCGGAGCGGGAGATCGAGCAGCTGAAGGAGCACCTACGCCTGGCCATGGCAGCGCTGCAGGAGAAGGAGACACTGCGGAACAGCATCAGCGAGTAG